A section of the Triticum dicoccoides isolate Atlit2015 ecotype Zavitan chromosome 7A, WEW_v2.0, whole genome shotgun sequence genome encodes:
- the LOC119333778 gene encoding probable 2-oxoglutarate-dependent dioxygenase At3g50210, with protein MGSDFKAIPLVDLSRKIMRGIALALGAPSDAFQGGTAGDPFWYLRLIGYPAPASIPQEQRTDTGCGAHTDYGLLTLVNQDDDICALEVRNLSGEWIQAKPVPGTFVCNIGDMLEVWSNGIYQPTLHRVFNDSLHYRVSVAFFYESNFDAVVEPAELCREKTGGVAKYDKVVYEEHLVKKVLNNFVL; from the exons ATGGGTTCCGACTTCAAGGCCATCCCGCTCGTCG ATCTTTCAAGGAAGATCATGCGAGGTATAGCCTTGGCACTAGGTGCGCCGTCGGATGCTTTCCAAGGCGGAACGGCGGGAGATCCCTTCTGGTATCTCAGGCTGATTGGGTATCCAGCCCCAGCTAGTATTCCACAGGAGCAACGCACTGATACTGGATG TGGAGCTCACACGGATTACG GCCTTTTGACACTGGTTAACCAAGATGATGACATTTGTGCTCTTGAG GTCAGAAACCTGTCTGGCGAGTGGATACAGGCGAAGCCAGTCCCTGGAACCTTTGTGTGCAACATTGGTGACATGCTAGAG GTTTGGTCTAATGGAATATATCAGCCCACACTCCATAGAGTTTTCAACGACTCCCTTCATTACCGTGTATCTGTTGCCTTCTTTTACGAG TCAAACTTCGATGCCGTGGTTGAGCCCGCGGAGCTATGCCGGGAGAAAACGGGTGGTGTTGCCAAGTACGACAAGGTGGTGTACGAGGAGCATCTGGTCAAGAAAGTTCTGAACAACTTCGTGCTGTAA